A section of the Campylobacter lanienae NCTC 13004 genome encodes:
- the infB gene encoding translation initiation factor IF-2 — MAKVRIHEIAKELGSSSKKILEKAKELGFAVTTVSSAVSQEDAAKLYDYVQSGIIPDATSVKKPTPKQPVKSEIEAKKNIKEESKSSITDTKNIKNEPKESPKNEPKEQTLGNSSLNKRRGLVIVKKKKDEQPKEQKPSQSIINNKALESMFGSSDESLKKKKKDKKQFHATKKESSSKLDLMGLSEFGDDIVIDDENVVILPDLTIKPIEVERQQTIKKPLNVYKQSQNSGFNLDGGIQRSSRKKHKKVVKDNQNESITSVDIPKEIRVYEFADKIKKSPSEIIGKLFMLGKMTTKNDFLEEDEIEILGAEFGIEINIVDTQEEFDYVKAYEGEDDQHSEPRAPVVTIMGHVDHGKTSLLDYIQNSRVASGEAGGITQHVGAYMVEKNGKNITFIDTPGHEAFTAMRARGASVTDIVIIVVAADDGVKPQTKEAIAHAKAAGVPIIIAINKMDKESANPDLVKSGLAELDIMPTEWGGSYEFVPVSAKTGMGIEDLLEIVLLQAEILELKANPNREAKATIIESSLQKGRGPVATVIVENGTLKVGDTIVAGVAYGKVRALSDDKGRSLKAIKPGECGVLIGLSEVPEAGETLISVKSDKEAREYAQKKYEYLRQKELSKSTKVTIDELSAKIAEGELKNLPVIIKADVQGSLEAIKASLEKLRNDEIKVSIIHSGVGGITQSDISLASASQNCVILGFNIRPTGDIKEKAKEKAVEIKTYNVIYNLLDDVKALLSGLMSPVITEEDLGQAVIRQVINVPKVGQIAGCMVTEGIISRGAKIRVIRDGVVVFEGNISSLKRFKDDAKEVAKGYECGVGIEGYNDMREGDYIESYKEVENKAEI; from the coding sequence ATGGCAAAGGTTAGAATTCACGAAATAGCAAAAGAGCTAGGCTCATCATCTAAAAAAATTTTAGAGAAGGCAAAAGAGCTAGGTTTTGCGGTGACTACTGTCTCAAGTGCTGTAAGTCAAGAAGACGCCGCAAAATTATATGATTATGTCCAATCAGGCATAATCCCAGATGCGACATCAGTTAAAAAACCTACCCCAAAACAACCCGTAAAAAGCGAGATAGAAGCCAAAAAAAATATAAAAGAAGAATCAAAATCTTCTATCACAGATACCAAAAATATAAAAAATGAGCCAAAAGAAAGCCCAAAAAATGAGCCAAAAGAGCAGACCTTAGGCAATTCTAGTTTAAATAAAAGAAGAGGCTTAGTCATCGTCAAAAAGAAAAAGGATGAACAACCAAAAGAGCAAAAACCTAGCCAATCTATAATCAATAATAAAGCATTAGAATCTATGTTTGGCAGTAGCGATGAGAGCTTAAAAAAGAAGAAAAAAGATAAAAAGCAATTCCACGCCACTAAAAAAGAGAGCTCATCAAAACTTGATTTAATGGGGCTTAGCGAATTTGGTGATGATATTGTAATTGATGATGAAAATGTAGTTATTTTGCCTGATTTGACTATAAAACCAATTGAGGTAGAGAGACAGCAAACTATTAAAAAACCATTAAATGTATATAAGCAATCACAAAATAGTGGCTTTAATCTTGATGGCGGAATCCAAAGAAGTAGCCGTAAAAAACATAAAAAAGTGGTCAAAGATAATCAAAATGAGAGTATAACTAGTGTCGATATACCAAAAGAGATTAGAGTATATGAATTTGCCGATAAGATCAAAAAATCCCCAAGTGAGATTATTGGTAAGCTTTTTATGCTTGGCAAGATGACTACCAAAAATGACTTCTTAGAAGAAGATGAGATTGAAATTTTAGGTGCTGAGTTTGGTATTGAGATTAATATTGTAGATACTCAAGAGGAATTTGACTATGTCAAAGCTTATGAGGGCGAAGATGATCAACACTCCGAGCCTAGAGCGCCTGTAGTTACGATAATGGGGCATGTCGATCATGGTAAGACAAGCTTATTAGATTATATTCAAAATTCCAGAGTAGCAAGTGGTGAAGCCGGTGGTATCACTCAACATGTTGGCGCATATATGGTAGAAAAAAATGGCAAAAATATCACATTTATCGATACGCCAGGGCATGAGGCCTTCACTGCTATGAGAGCTAGGGGAGCTAGTGTTACTGATATTGTTATTATCGTAGTGGCTGCTGATGATGGTGTTAAACCTCAAACCAAGGAGGCGATAGCTCACGCTAAGGCAGCGGGCGTGCCAATTATTATAGCGATAAACAAAATGGATAAAGAGAGTGCTAATCCTGATTTGGTCAAAAGTGGTTTAGCTGAATTAGATATCATGCCTACAGAGTGGGGTGGGTCTTATGAGTTTGTCCCAGTATCGGCAAAAACGGGGATGGGGATAGAAGATTTATTAGAAATAGTGCTTTTACAAGCTGAAATTTTAGAGCTAAAAGCCAATCCAAATAGAGAAGCCAAAGCTACAATTATAGAGAGTTCATTGCAAAAAGGCCGTGGCCCAGTGGCTACTGTGATTGTTGAAAATGGCACACTAAAAGTAGGTGATACTATAGTTGCGGGTGTGGCGTATGGTAAAGTAAGGGCTTTAAGCGATGATAAGGGTCGAAGCTTAAAGGCTATTAAGCCAGGAGAGTGTGGGGTATTAATAGGTCTAAGCGAAGTGCCTGAAGCTGGTGAGACTTTAATTAGCGTAAAAAGCGATAAAGAAGCCCGTGAATACGCACAGAAAAAATATGAGTATCTACGCCAAAAAGAGTTAAGTAAATCTACAAAAGTTACAATAGATGAGTTAAGCGCCAAAATCGCAGAAGGCGAGTTGAAAAACCTCCCTGTAATAATCAAAGCCGATGTCCAAGGCTCATTAGAGGCTATTAAAGCTAGTCTTGAGAAGCTTAGAAATGATGAGATTAAAGTTAGCATTATCCACTCTGGTGTAGGCGGTATCACTCAAAGCGATATTTCACTAGCTAGTGCTAGTCAAAATTGCGTGATATTAGGATTTAATATCAGACCAACTGGTGATATCAAAGAAAAAGCCAAAGAAAAAGCTGTCGAGATCAAAACCTATAATGTAATTTACAATCTTTTAGATGATGTTAAGGCTTTATTAAGTGGCCTTATGAGCCCAGTTATCACTGAAGAGGATCTTGGTCAAGCAGTGATTAGACAAGTTATAAATGTACCAAAAGTCGGTCAAATCGCTGGCTGTATGGTGACTGAAGGTATTATTAGCAGGGGTGCGAAAATTCGTGTTATCCGTGATGGCGTGGTGGTATTTGAAGGCAATATCAGCTCACTTAAACGCTTTAAAGATGATGCTAAAGAGGTAGCAAAGGGCTATGAGTGTGGCGTAGGGATTGAAGGCTATAATGATATGAGAGAGGGCGATTATATTGAGAGTTATAAAGAAGTAGAGAATAAGGCTGAGATATGA
- the thrB gene encoding homoserine kinase — MTIFTPATSANLGPGFDSLGLALKLYNEVSITEQKISSISITGEGSDKISLKKNNTFVNIFNETMTYLNAKSLNYKFNFINNIPFSRGLGSSSSVIVGAIAAAYYMAGFKVDRGVILDRALKYESHPDNISAAVWGGFTINIIHNSSVYTQKADIDPNLKAVVVIPNEPMNTKQSRSKLPAEYTMSECVSNLSHAAYLSSCFIKKDYENLRLASIDKMHEERRMSALPELFRVRDIAYANGALMSTLSGSGSSFLNLTYQDRAKNLAEILEKEFPKFKIKILDIDNDGFSIKS; from the coding sequence ATGACGATATTTACGCCCGCTACAAGTGCGAATTTAGGCCCTGGATTTGACTCTTTGGGCTTAGCTTTAAAACTTTATAACGAAGTTAGCATCACAGAACAAAAGATTAGCTCTATTAGTATCACAGGTGAAGGAAGCGATAAAATTTCGTTAAAAAAAAATAACACATTTGTAAATATTTTTAATGAAACTATGACTTATTTAAATGCTAAAAGCTTGAATTATAAATTTAATTTTATCAATAATATCCCATTTTCAAGAGGTCTTGGCAGCTCTAGCTCAGTGATTGTAGGTGCTATTGCGGCGGCTTATTATATGGCAGGATTTAAGGTAGATCGTGGAGTGATTTTAGATAGGGCTTTAAAGTATGAGAGCCATCCTGATAATATATCAGCAGCCGTATGGGGTGGATTTACTATTAATATAATCCACAACTCATCAGTCTATACTCAAAAAGCTGATATCGATCCAAATTTAAAGGCCGTGGTGGTGATACCAAATGAGCCTATGAATACAAAGCAAAGTCGCAGCAAGCTACCAGCAGAATACACGATGAGCGAATGCGTAAGCAACCTTAGCCACGCAGCATATCTAAGTAGTTGTTTTATCAAAAAAGATTATGAGAATTTGCGTTTAGCTAGTATCGATAAGATGCACGAAGAGCGTAGAATGAGTGCTTTGCCAGAGCTTTTTAGGGTTAGGGATATAGCTTATGCTAATGGTGCTTTGATGAGCACACTATCAGGAAGTGGCTCAAGCTTTTTAAATTTAACCTATCAAGATAGAGCTAAAAATTTAGCCGAAATTTTAGAAAAAGAGTTTCCGAAATTTAAGATAAAAATTTTGGATATTGATAATGATGGATTTAGCATAAAAAGCTAA